The genomic segment GTTCAGGGCTCCATCTGTATTCCCTTCATCCCCTTCTAAAGACTGCCTCTCTGGAACCTTTAGATTGGGGTGACTAATTCATTCCTGTTTGCCCAGGGCTTTCCCAGTTTTACCACTGAAAGCTCCACAGCCTTGGAAATCCCTCAGTCCCAGGAAAACCAGGATGTTTGGTTATTCTGCTTTCCAGCCTTGGGGACTCAGACCTCAGGCTGCTGGGTCAGAACCCTACCAGTCAGCAGTGTGAGTGTGGGACAAAGTGGAGGCAAGGTGTCAGGAGTCCTATGGCTCTTGGGAAAGATTCGAGTCCAGGACAGTCTAAGAGGTACTGGGGCGGGGACATTTCTTTGAGGGGCTGGAAGAGCAAGGAGCAGCTCAGCCTGAAAGCAAAGACGCCATACAGTAGTGGTGGGTGGCCCTTCTTTGAGGGGCCAGGAGCCCTAGTGGAGTCCCCAAAGCATGTTAAGTCCCACCTTCCTAGCCCCAGTCCAGGACAAGAGGGCCACATGAGCAGGCCTGGTATGGAGGCACTGTGATATAATCACCCCTTAAACAAACACAACTACCTCTCCCAAACCCCACCCCCCGGCCAGCCGGGCATGAGCAAAGCACTCCCAGGGCAAATAATTCTAGTCAGGAAGGTAGGGTTCAGTCAAGTTAACTGGCTCTGAGCCATAACCCTCTGCTACTTAGGGCTTCCTAAATTCTAGCCCAGTGCTACCACCTCTTATGATCAAGTCTTGGATAAACAAAACTCAAACCTGTCCCACCAAAATGGCCTCCTGGATGGGTGTCTCCTCTGCTAGGTCCTAGAGCAGAGCTTCCCAAACGTCAGGTGCCTCAGGATCACCGGGAGGGCTTATTGAAACACAAACTGTTGGGCCCACTCTTTCAGCTTCTGATTTAGAAGGTCTAGAgggggcctgagaatttgtatTTGTGAAAAATTCCCAGGTGACACTGATGCTGGtggcccagggaccacactttgagaaccacagtcCCACACACTCTGTATTTTGTGAAATAAGCAGCAATTCACTCATACTCCTCTTCCCAGTGTTGGAATCATGAATATGTAGGACAATTGCAgataaaaatcagtttatttaaCACCCATTATGTACCAGGCTTTCGGTAGGTAGGTTCTCACACTTTCTCTTTCAGCCCTCACAACAGACCTGTGAGGTAGGGATtgcccacattttacagatgaggaaactgaagcacaggtgTTAAGAAATCTGCCGAAGGTGACCCAACTGGTAATGGCAGACTTCAATCTGTCATACAGTATTTAAGCGtcctgaaaccataaacaataaaagaatttGGGACAGCCTTAAATAAAGAGGTGCTTCAGCATCTCCTATCTCTAGGTGCAAATGGTGTTGAATAAGACCCATAGGGCAGCAAGAGTCATTCATCCTGATAAATGGTTCCTCTAGGAAAGGCATTCTGGAGGCCTAAAAGTCCCCTGCAGATCCATATTTAAATGAGCTGAGAGTCCCAGGCAGAGCTAGGGAGGAACCAGCCAGGAGCAGCTGCTAGGATCTTAGAGGAGAAACCAGAAGGAGGTCATGATTCTTATACAGAAAGTAGAGGATTTTAGCCTTCTTTAGGGGCAGTGACCCTGGGTGGAAAAAAGTATGTAAATTCACATGGGGCAAAGGCTGGTTACAATGCCCAGTGCTGGAGTGGAGAAAGACCATGACCAAAGTAGCAGAAGCCTGGGTTCCTGCTAAGGCCCCACCAGTGGGGGAGCCAGCAGTACAGGTACGTGGAGATGTATGGGCTCTGCCAGCTCCAGGCAGAAGCTGGTAAGCTGGTAAATACAAACCCTTGGTGAATCTTCTAgcagtgggaggaggtgagcatCAGACCACTGGGCAAAGGAGAGGTCAGAATATGCATGGAAGTGTGGACAGGAAACAGGGCATGAGGAGCTCAGGCTTGAGAAAACCGGGCAAGAACTGGGATTAGGAAGAAGTGAGCATCTGTCAATCTGAAGGGCAAGACTTGGGCCTTATTCATTACTGTGACCCCATCCTGAGCAGAGATCTGGCCGGTGAGTGAGTCCCCCAGGGCCAAGAAGCAGGGCAAGCCTCAAATGCCCCCACTGCCAGGTCTGTTATAGTCTGAAAACCTGAACTTTTGTACAGATCCCTTCTTGAGCCTtgggagattttatttttccttactgCTCCCAGAAGAAGCCATCTGCTTAAGAACCAAAGAAAGCCTATTTCAGTGGATGTAGGGCTCCTTTCTCTCATCATAAGGTCTCTGTGGCAAGAGGCATGACTGCCAGGGATGTTCCCAACCGTGGTATTAGAGTACAGGTCTCAAAATGTGCAGTGAACTGCTACCACACAGTGTCCTTCATCCCTGTGGGATGCACACATGGCCTTGCCTTATTAGGGACAGGTCCTCCTTCATCTGGTGTGAGGTAGGTGCTGGGGCCCAAGTCCCAGGATGCCCCAGCCCTTTGAGGAGTCCTGGAAATGGAGAGGAcagggtcttctgctctgagtaTGGGGGAGGGACCAGCTGGAGGGGCTCAGGTGATGTGGGGGATAATGCAAGGGTGGAGACAGAAGGCCAGGGGCCCTCGGAGCAGTGCTTCCAGGGCAACTGAGGGAAAGGAGACCTGAAGGCCCCAGCTCAACATGGGGAAATGCATAGGGGAATCCAGTTGACAAAGGCGGCCCAGGGCTTCCTCCTCGCTGGTCCTgctgagagagaagagggaggggcaCCTGATACTCCTTCCAGCAGTGCTGCCTGTGCCCCCCTCATCCCATGCATTCCTGCCCATCCCCCTTATTTGCCTGAGGCAGAAAGCAGCAGCATTTGGTGTTGCAATCCCGGCCAGTTCTCTCTGTTTCCCCCTCAGCATGAGAGTGGGTCTGGTCCCTTTACCAGAGCGAGTTGTAGAAGGCAGGAGTGGAGCTCCCAGACTGCGTCAGGCTAGGATCCGCCTCTCAGAGTCTCCTGGAACACAGCAGCTGCCTCTTCGAAACGCTTCGGTCCCAGAGGAACGAGAAAGAGGAAAGTTTAGGCGTCAGTGGGGTAAGGGAACTTAAAACTGCCCCCTTTCCCAAACTGGCTCCAGTTCCGAGTACCACTAACATTGTGACATTGTGGTAGTAGCTTAACTAGAAAATGTCAATGTAGACCTGATCCCCACCCGATCCCACTCAAATTCCTCTTCAGCTTCCAACCTCAGACCCATTACCTGCAGTCCCATCAAGCCTTTGCCCAGGTGAAAGAGGCCCCAGGGCCAGCCAGGCTACAAAGTAAGGGCTACCTGGGCATCAGCCAGGGCCCACACCGGCTGACCCGGCCGTTCATGGCAGAATGAGTGATTTCCAAATAACCTGATAAAGACAAAGTGGCCAAAAGTCCAGGTCCTCCCTCGGCACCCGGCCTTGCCCTGACATCCCAGCATAGAGGCCAACCCCCCCACCTACCGGTGGTCCCAGGGGTTGAGCTTCGAGGCCTGGGTGAAGAGGACCACGGCCTTGTAGTGGAAACCATTTTGGGCAAAGCTGGTACCAaactctggggaggagagagggtagGAAGGTTCAGATGGGGCTATCGCAGGGAGGGATgggtgaggaaggagagagaaagaatctcACTCCTGGCTCTGTTGTAAGGCAGCTGCCAGCAGTTCTAGAGATGGGAAGCAAAGTCAAGCAGGACTCAAGGCCTCAGCCTTCCCAAATCCTTCTCCTTTGTTTAAACAGTTTGTGTCAGGCAACTCATGTAATCCTCGTGACAGGTCTGCAAGATGGCATCAGCTCTACTTTCTTGCAGAGGAAACTACCCTGGGTCAGGGTGACAGTGATGGAGCTGGATCCCAGGTCTCTTAATCCTAGGGCCAGAGAACTCCTTCTACTGATCACTGCCCTCTACCCTTAGATTGCATAACTTCCCAGAGCCCTCTGGCACCCCTTCCACTGGTTCCAGCTGAGGTTCTTCTGCCCTCCTCATCTCTGCCTTATGACTCTGCCTGGAGCTCTCTTCTTTTGGAGTGCTTCCTTCCTCCTAACTCATCTTCTCTTGGGGACCCAAGCTCCTGCCTTGGGGCTCCTGACTCAGTCCCTTTTCTCTGCAGGCACTGGGGGGCCAATCCACAACCTTGCACAAAGCCAGAGACACAAAGGTACTAGATAGATCCAGTGAGTCCTGTGAGCAGAAAGGAAAGTTAAGGAGGGGCAGGGATGAGGTATGTCCTAGAGTAGTgggaggagagggtgggcagAGACCgtaaagggaaggaagggggctCTTACCCCTTCCTCGCAACACTGTCCCTGAGCTGGGTTCCCAGAGCTGGACGGGGGGCTCTCATCCCCATCTGCAATGCCTCAGCCTGGAAGGTGAGGCAGGAAGGTGAATAGGTGCAGTGTTGGGATTGCTTGCTTTTCCAGCCCCCCCTCCTGGTACCTGGTGCTCTTGGTACCTGCCTGTAGACATTCACATTGGACTCCCCGCCATCCTGCTCCAAACGCTCCCTTCGCTTCCGATCCTTTTGTCATGACGCTCTAATGACAATGACGAGGAAGAGGAAGATGTATTTTGAGCACTATACTTAAacacccgcacacacacacacacacacacacacacacacacacacaagttgtATCCTGAGACCAGTTCTTCATGTGGACAATATATATGGTACCGTACTAAGAGCTTTGCatacactatctcatttaatccttgcagctCTATGAGGTAGGTTTTGttgtcatcctcattttacaggtgaaaaagcAGGTAAGACGGTCATCAGGCAGAGGGCTCATAGTAAGGAGGCAGATTCCAGCCCAGACAGCATAGTGTGACTCTAGAACCACGGCACCAAATGGCctccaggagaccctccagtCCCTGAGCCCCGTGGGGGCCCCTGGCCATCTAgagttctctcttcttccctcccccaagtCCCTCTGGGCCCCTACTCCTTCTGCCCTCCAGCTCCCTTCTTTTTGAGTCGTTTCTTCTCTGCTTTCCGTTTCATGCGCTCCTGCTCGGACACCAGCTCCTCAGCCAGGCGgttggcttcctggaagaggaagggcaggtggcaggaaaagagaaagtgaaagggAGGTAAGCAGTATGAACGAATCTTGAAAGCTCCAGATTAGGAGAGAATATAGACATGGGAATCTGGAGACTGGGAGAACTAGAGTCTCACCTCTTCAGTCAGCAGGAGCCTCTGGGGCATGGCCACCTGAAGCAGGTTGTCTGAGTCACTGAGGCAGGATGCTGAGGCAGAAGGGCTTTGAGGGCAGGGCTTAGACCCTCGTGGAGGGTATAGGAAGGACTTTTGGAGACCACAGGAGGTGCCCAGTCTCTCAGCCTCCTTGGCCTTGTCATTCTGTCCAGTAGTTTCCCCCTCATAACAGAAATGGTCCGGAGGGAGTCTgtcaggagggagaaagagaagggaaaggaagaacgTGAGAGAGAGGAGCATCTGAAAgccagccccccccacccccaaccagggTACCAGCCTTAATCCCTGGGCCCGGCCCCTGCACTCCCCACCACGGTGCCACAGCTGCAGCCGCCTGCCGCTCCCACCCACACGGATCCGACGCAGGCCCTGGGGATCATTCTCCACAAGCCGTCGAAAAAAATCCACTATGtcttgggagggggtggggaggggacattAGGTTGGTGTTGTGGGGAACTCTGGGAGACAGCAAGGAGCTTGGCTGGGTTGACCGCTCCACCGCGGCAACCAGTAACCAGCCACCCAGCCTGGAAAACCTTACTGGCCGACCTCTCCCTGCTCAGCACCTCAAAACATGCTGCTCCTGACTTTCACATGTATCACCTGCCTTCCCAAGAGCTGAGGGTGGCATTCAGTCCAGGCTTCTCTGACATCCTGCCATTAGGTCAGCCACACTGATGCCCCTGAAATGGAGCCCTCTTACCTGCTCTTCCAGCGGTGTCCCCTGCTATATCCTTGAATATGAACACCCCCATATAGTCCACCCTGGAGCTACCTCAACGCCTAAATGAGTGCCACAGTTCCTGGCTGGCCTCTCCCCGGCACTTTATCTGTTTCTCCCCCAAACCAAGCTCTCAGCAATTACGCCCCTACTCAGAATTTTCCAGTAATCTCCCACTGCCAGGGCCACAGGCAGGATTGAGTCTAGCCTGGGATTTGGAGCCTTCCAAAAAGCTCCCTGGCTGACCTTTCCAGTTTTCCCTTGCAATCCTCTCCTACTTAGCCGCTGTCCTCCCTCTGCCACCAGGCTTCTTCCAGCCTTGGGGTCTTCCCCCAGCTGTCCTCAAATCCCTCCTGGCTCTGAGCTTCTTTCTCACAACTTGCCTCACCTTCAAGAGTTCAAATTCCATCTCCCCACAAAGCCTTCCCAGACCCTTTCGTTTCCAGTTATCTCTGCCCTCACTCAACCAAGCTGCATTAACATAGCCtatgttatataatttaaaaccttattattcattgctttttattgctcTCTTAATTAGCCAGGTAGCATAGAACCGGAGAGAACACTGTCCTGGAGCACAGCTGCTTGCATCttagttctggctctgccactactGGGCTGTTTGattttggacaagtcatttaacctctctggacctcagcttcctcattcaCAAAATGAGGCAAGACTCTTCAAGGCTTGGCCTGTACATTCTGTGGTTCTAATgaggattgtttccttagttaGTGTAAgccatctttaaaaacaaacaaaaagggcttccctagtggcacagtggttgagagtccgcctgccgatgaagggcacatgggttcgtgccccgatccgggaagatcccacatgccgcggagcggctgggcccgtgagccatggccgctgagcctgcgcgtctggagcctgtgctccgcaacgggagaggccacaacactgagaggaccgcgtaccgcaaaaaaacaaaacaaaacaaaacaaaaaaaaggactgCCTTGACCTTCTATCTCTCCCCAAAACACGGTCTATACTACTCTCTTAATTCACTACCTGGCCACACATGATCTGACCACCAAATCTCTTCATGAAATCATCTCCTACCCTCTTGCCCTCCTCCAACTGCAGTGGTCTCCTTTGAAGTTCCTACAATACACCAAGTGTGCTCCCATTTCAGggcttttgtgtttgttatttcaTCTGCTTGGAATGCTCTTTCCGCAGTGAATGGCTCACTCCTTCATCCCCTTCAGATCCCTGCTTAAATCTTCTGAGGGAGGACTTCTCTGACCACtccctttaaaaagcaaaacctcTCAGTTCCATTCAGTGTTCGCTATCCTCCTtcttgctttacttttctttGCACTTCTCATATTTGACATactatatcatttatttgttgAGTGGCTGCCCCCACTAGACACTGCTAATTCACTGACCataggaatttttgtctgtttggtttACTGCTTTCTTcccagtgcctaaaacagtgTTCAGTACATAGTTGGTGCTCAGTAAGGTGTGTGCTGAATGAGCAAAGGCAGACAGATGGGTGAGGAGGCTATTGTAATAGAGATGCAGCCAGGAGCTGTGCCTGAAGAACACTGTGTGATCCAGTGAGTTTGCACTTTGTCCTGTTGGTGGTGGAAGTGGATCTAATCTGGGAAGCGAAATGCTCAAATGAAATTGTACTGGGGAAAGAGATGAGTCTAGGGGTGAAATGTTTAGTTAGCAGGTCATTAGAACTGTTCAGGCCAGAAAGATTGAGTTCTTGAACTAAGGTAGTGGCAGCAGAAGTAGGAATGGAAATAATGGATTTGATAGAAGAGACACTTCAGAAGTAGATTTTGTGACTGACTACACAGGTGAGgtaaagaaaaggggaagaataTGTAGAATGATTCTCAGATTTCTGAA from the Globicephala melas chromosome 12, mGloMel1.2, whole genome shotgun sequence genome contains:
- the TTC31 gene encoding LOW QUALITY PROTEIN: tetratricopeptide repeat protein 31 (The sequence of the model RefSeq protein was modified relative to this genomic sequence to represent the inferred CDS: substituted 4 bases at 4 genomic stop codons), with translation MHSLALRKRRLLPPTKMAAYSVLLCPSAGVECHFHFRVTVDGDGTDSEDCGAGQARLPPDHFCYEGETTGQNDKAKEAERLGTSCGLQKSFLYPPRGSKPCPQSPSASASCLSDSDNLLQVAMPQRLLLTEEEANRLAEELVSEQERMKRKAEKKRLKKKGAGGQKEQVPRAPDGDESPPSSSGNPAQGQCCEEGDSLDLSSTFVSLALCKVVDWPPSACREKGLSQEPQGRSLGPQEKMSXEEGSTPKEESSRQSHKASLELLAAALQQSQEXAEFGTSFAQNGFHYKAVVLFTQASKLNPWDHRLFGNHSFCHERPGQPVWALADAQVALTLXPGWPWGLFHLGKGLMGLQRFEEAAAVFQETLRGGSXPDAVWELHSCLLQLALQDQRGGSPGPPLSTGFPYAFPHVELGPSGLLSLSCPGSTAPRAPGLLSPPLHYPPHHLSPSSWSLPHTQSRRPCPLHFQDSSKGWGILGLGPQHLPHTR